In Anaerobaca lacustris, the genomic stretch TGCACGAACGACAGAAAGACGTCGTGCACCACGTCCTCGCAGGCACTGCGGTCGTTCAGCAGGGCCATCGCCAACAGCAGCAGGTCCGCCTTGTACTTGCGGTAGATCTGCGTCAGGGCCTCCTGGCTCCCACGCTTGCATCGATAAACAAGCAGCTTGTCTTCCATAGGACCGGTCCGGTGCGTACGCCTGCGAACGTCTTTCGGCAATATAACAACGACCGAGGCGGTTTGGGTCTGTCCGAGGAGAGTTTTCTTCCCCACCGTGTACGGGCGCATAAAAAACGCCGGGCGAACGGTCCCGGCTTGAGGCGAAACGCGTCTTCAGAACCCTCGGTCGGGTCAGTGGCCGCCCAGGGCCTCCACGATCGCACTGGCGAAGAGCGGAACGACAAGCGGGCCGGTCGAGGTAATGATGTGGCCATCCCTCTCAACGGCGGCGCCGGTGTAGATCGCCCCGGCCGCGACGAGTTGGTTCTGTTCGGTTGCCAGCGCCGTTGCGCGGACGCCTCGGAGTACGCCCGCGTTGGCCAGGATCACCGGCGCGGTGCTGCTGGCGGCGACCACCTTCTGTTGGGCCACCGCCTCGCGCGCCAGAGCGACCGCAAGCGGGTTGGTATAGTACTCGATCGTCCCCAGCCCTCCGATGAAGATCACGGCGTCGAAATCATCCGCCCTGACCTGGTTGAGCGGCAGGTCCGCCTGCGCGAACCCGCCGAACGAGCCGACGACTCTCGCCGCGCGCGTGCTGGCGATCATCGTCTGCACCGACGCCATCGCGAGCGCGCGACTGGTCTCGAACAGCTCCTGGTCCTGGAATCCGCTCGGCGGCACCACGAGCACGGCCCTTGGAGGCACGCGCTGGTCCGAGGGGGCGGTCGCCGCCGCGGCGGCCCGCGACATGGGATAACCCAGCAAAGCGACATACACCGGCTCGCTGGCTCGGGGCAATCTGAGATACCGCCGGATCGCGGCGCTGTCCACGTCGCTTGCGCCAATGTAGGTCAGGTCGAGGCTCACCGCCTGAAGCTGCATGCTCTGTGACATCTGGCCGGCCAGCAGCAGCATGGCGCTCCTGGCGTTCTGGCCGTAGGCGGGGGAGAAATCCCGCACCGCGCCCGTGATGATGATCTGGCAACCCCCCGTCGTCGTGGCGGGGACTGAAAGGCCCGCCTGTCGGCTGAAGACGGCGCTCGCCACCGCCGTTCGCACGTCCGCATCCGCTGTCTGCTGTAAGGCATGGGTCTGTGGGTCGTAGAGAAACGTCCCGTCCGGCAGCGAGAAATACACCCTCAACGGGACCTGGCCGCCGGGTGCGGCCATGGCGCCGTCCGTTCGGGCAACGGTCACGCCTTGGGCGGCCCATGCGAGCTGTCCGATTTCGGCCAGTGCCAATTTGCGGTCCGAAGGGGCCTCGAGGTTTTGTGCAAGGCTCAGCGCCCTCTCAAGGCTGACGGCACTGGAGGTCACCGGTGCGGGAAATTGAACGGTTCTGGGCCGTGTGTTCCGCCCCGTACGCTCTCGAGGGGCATTGCGAGAGCTTTGTTGCTGGCCCCAGCAGACCGCCGAGATCACCAGCACCAGGATCATCAGAAGACACCAGCCGGACCGGCGTGACAGACGGCAGGCATCGGCGGGGTGGGGGCGAAGCGTCGTTCGCCTGTGTGTTGTCCGCATCATGTCCTTTTCCTCCAACTCAGGCCCTTGCAGTTCAACAGATGGACCGATGATACCTATAGGGTAACGTTTGCAGCGTGCAGGAGCGAACAATTATTCGTCCTGCGTACGGGTGAACGATGATTCGCCCCTGCGAATCCACCAGATTTCTGATAGAATCGGCCCCGATCGGTGGACGGCGCGGCGCCGTTTCAGAGGATTTTCCCGTTTTTCGAGGCACAACGCATGGCGACAGCACGACGGCGGAAGGTGATCATCCTGCTCCTGGCGCTCTACTGGCCGGTCCTGTTCGTTCTGACGCACATTCCCGTCCCGCCCGTCGTTCGGCAGGCCAACATGTCGGACAAGGGGCTGCATTTCCTGGTGTACGCCATTCTGACGTTCCTGCTCTGGTCGGTCGTCCGTCCCTATTCGAAGGTCAACTGGCGTCGGGCCACCGGTTGGCTGGTCCTCGCGGGGGTCATCGCGTACGGCCTCTGCGATGAGGGACTTCAGTATTTCGTGCCCGGACGTTCGGCTGATGCGAGAGACCTCGTCGCGAATGCGACCGGGGCGATTTTCGCGCTGACCGTGCTGACGCTTTTCTCCTTCTGGCCTGCCGCGACCATCATCACCGCCCTGACCGTCTCCATGTTGCCTGTCCTGGCTCGGCGGAACCTGATGAGCCTTCTGCCCGTCCTGATGACCGCGTTCTATGTGGGTGGATATGCGCTCTTCACTTTTCTCTGGCTGCGCCATCTGCACCCGTGGACCCGCGTCAAGAAGGCCGGGAGGGTGGAGCTGCTGCTGTCTGTCTCCGTGCCGTCGGCGTTGCTGTTCTTGACGAAGCTCAGCACCTGGGTCGCCGGTCGACCGTTCCAGAGGTGGGACATGGTTGCGGCGACCGCCGGGATTCTCACGGGAGTTCTGGTCGCCTGGAGAATCGGATGGCCCTCTCGCCGAGAGACGGCAGAGGACTCGCTGGCGCCGGCGGAAGGTTAGTCCTCTCGAAACGGCCTGTACAGCGGATCGCCGATGAGGACCAGTTGCCACGAGTTGAAGGGCTTGGTGCGATAGAACGCCTCGACCAGGCAGCTTCCCGCGAACAGTTCCGAGAAGAACGCCTTGGGCTCCGGGAAGCTGTGCAGATAGGGTTCGGCCACAGGACCGAGCGTGGCGGTGATCCCTCGCGTGAGCATGGCCGGGCACCACTGCGTGCTGTTCGGATCGCGCAGGCTGGCGGCCTCGAAGCTGGCGATGTGAAATCCGACGGCCCCCGGGACGAACTCGAAGGCATCGACGTATTTGCTGACGCTGTACCAGCCACAGTACAGGGCCGTGTCGGGACAACTGCCGGGCGGAAACAGATCGCCCGTGCGCTCCTCTTTGAGCGGCAGTTGCCCTCGCAACTGGATCAGCAGCGCCAGGTCGCGCAGGGATTGGTCGTAGTGACCGTACGTGTCCTTGGTGAACATGCCGCGCGAGTCGATATAGGCGGTCCCGGTCAGTCCGTTTGCCTCGGCTTCGAGAGCCTTGTCCACGAGCCCCGCGGTGATGGCGTAATCAGGTCCGTCGAGCCGGGAGACCATCAGGGTCCGAAACGGCTGGGGAGCGTTGGTGCGCAGCAGATTCGGCTGCCATCGATAGAGTTCGTAGCTCCCGAACAGGACCATCGACAACTCGCTGTCGACGGAGGCGTGGGTCTCCTTCCCGGTGATCCAGTCGATCTGAGACTGCAATGCGGTCACCTGTCGGGCCCGTTGGCCGTATTCGGCGGAGCTTTTCATATCCTTGGCTTCCAGTTGGGCGATCGCCTCCCTGGCCTGCTCCAGTTGGCTGCGTATTTGCGTCAGTCGGCCCTCGTGTTGGGTGAGTGGGCCTCGCGGCCCCACCCGGAATGGAATCCCATATGTGGTCACAAGACATCGGATCCCGGCCATGTCGGCGCGGGTGGAGAAGAGCCTGCGGATCGGTTGGGCGATGCGCTTCTCATAATCATCGCGGCTGATGGTATCGCGAAGCGTGGTGCCCAAGGCCAGCGGAACGACGTGGCCGGAAGGCACTCCCCGCCGCTCGCAGTAGTACCGCGCCAGGCGCACGGACGCCGCATGGTTCGAGTTCGCAAGGACCAGGATCTCGTCGGGCTGCAATGCCCACAGTGGACTGCAACAGAACAGAATCAGGAGAAGACGAGAAGACGCGCTGTTCGTCATGCCGGAATTACCTCCTCTCGTCCATTCGCGCAGTCTCCTTCCACGGCTGCAAGGGCCGCGCAGGCGCCGCGCGATGGACATGGGACTCATTCGGGGCCGTGGGACCGATACGGCAGGTTTGCCGGGTGTTCGGGGATCATCTCCGCATAGTCGTCCAGCCAGCAGGCCTCAGGATTGCTGACGAACGCCAGTATCCGACCGCTGTCGGCATCGTTGGCGGCGCGATGGTATCGAAAGTACATGCGATCCGACAGTCTCCCGAGCATCTCGATCTTGCCGCTGGCGTGGCTCATCACATAGCGCAGCCGCTTCGCCAGGCCGGAGACCCGTGACTTGGCCTGTTCGACGATCTCGCAGCCGGCCTCGATGGGGACCGTGTAGGCCTTGTTGCCCACCGCCGGACGGCACTGGAAAACGTAATATGGAACGTCGCCGATGAACGACAGCTTCATCAACAGCGCCGCCAGCGTTTCGGGGTCGTCGTTGACCCCACGGATCAGGGGCATCTGGTTGGCCGTGATGGCGCCGGCTCTCTGGAGCACCTCCACCGCCGTGACGGCCACGTCGGTCAACTCGCGAGGATGGATAAAATGTGTCATCACGTAGATGCGTTTGTCGGCGGTGCTGTGCTGTCGGATCATGTCCGTGAGCGTCGCATCTTCAAGAATGCGATGGGGATGGAACGCCGGGGTTCGGCTCCCGATCCGGATGATCTGCACGTGTTCGATCCGACGCAGACGCTCCACAATATCGGCCAGTGTCGATGTCGGCAGCGTCAATGGATCGCCGCCGGTCAGGAGCACGTTCGTGATCTCCGGATGGTCGGCAATGTAGGCCATCGCCGCCGGTGCGTCACGAAGGTATTCCCACTGGGGACGGATGAACACACGTTTTCGGAAGCAGTACCGGCAGATGCCCTCGCAGACGTTGCTGACCAGCAGCAGAACGGTCGAGGGGTACTTGTGTTCGAGACCGGGCATCACCGTATACGTCTCTTCGTCGGACGGGTCGAGCCGGCCCCATTCGTCCAGTTCCTGTACGTGCGGTACGACGGCCCGGCGAATGGGGTCGTTCGGATCGTCCCAGTCGATCAGCGACAGGTAGTAGTCGTTGCAGCGAAAGGCAAACCGCTCGGCCACCGGCTCCAAGCTCTTCCTCTCCCGGTCGCTGAGCTGCGCGAGCTGGTCGATCCGTGTCAGGTAGTTGCAGCGATGTGCCGGGTTCGCTGTCATGGGCGCTTATCCACGTGTGTTGGGCGTTCGGTCTGCTCCAAAGTTCTTTCTCCTCGAACCGTTTCGTCTTGCGAGTATTTCTGCTCGTAGATCCCCTTGCGACCGCACACGTGTGCGAGTGTGGCCAGGAGGATGGCCGCATCGAGCCGCAGGCCCGCCCGTTCGACATATCGAACGTCGAGTTCCAGCTTCTCTTCGCGCGTCAGAGCGCCGCGCCCGGAGATCTGCGCCAGGCCGGTCAGGCCGGGCCGGATGCTCAGGCGCCGCCGTTGCCGCTCGTTCCATTCGGCCATCTGCGAAACATACAGCGGCCGAGGCCCCACGAGGCTCATATCCCCTTTGACGATGTTAGCCAATTGCGGCAGTTCGTCAAGGGAATACTCTCGAAGCCATCGACCGACGCGTGTGAGCCTCGGGTCCTCGCCGGACTTCGGACTTGGACCGAAGGGATCGACATCGAGCCGCATTGTCCGGAATTTGCAGAGCCCGAACGGCTTGCCGTCCCTGCCTGCACGCTGCTGAACGAACAGAGCCGGACCCCTGCTGCTCAGTCGAATCACCAGCGCAACGGCCAACAGCAGCGGCCAGAGCGCGACCAGCAGCACGCCGGCAACGAGAATGTCGAACGCTCGCTTGACGATGTTAGCCCAGGAAGTCGAGGACGGCCGCGACGACCGCATCCTGCATTTCGTCGGTCAGCTCGGGATAGATCGGAAGGGCCATGATCTCCTTGGCCGCCTTTTCGGATACGGGAAGGCTGCCTTCCTTGCAGCCCAGATAGGCAAAGCACTCCTGCAGATGGGCCGGGACGGGATAGTAGATCTCACAGCCGATGTGGTTCGCCTGAAGATGGGCGACGACCTCGTCGCGACGCGGCACGCGGATGCAATACTGGTTGTAGATCGTCTTGCAGTCCGGACTGATATACGGGGTCCCGACGGCCGTGCCCTTGAACTTCCTGTCGTAATAAGCGGCGTTCTCGCGCCGGGCCTGCGACCAGTCATCGAGGTGAGGCAGCTTCACCAGCAGCGCCACCGCCTGGATGGGGTCGAGGCGGAAGTTGGCGCCGACGAACTTGTGATAGTACTTGGGCTCCATCCCGTGGTTGCGTGTCAGGACGAGACGTTTGTAGAGCGCCTCATCGTTGGTGACCACCATGCCGCCATCGCCGATGCCACCGAGGTTCTTGCTCGGGAAGAAGCTGAAGCACCCCGCCGTGCCGATGCTGCCGGCCTTTCTGTCTTTGTAGGTGCTTGTGATGGACTGGGCGGCGTCCTCGATCACCGCCAGATTGTAGCGATCCGCCACGTCCATGATGGGGTCCATCTCCGCCATCTGGCCGAACAGGTGGACGGGCATGATCGCCTTGGTCTTCTTGGTGACCGCCGCCTCGATCAAGTCGGGGTCGATGTTGTACGTCTTCGGGTCGATATCGACGAAGACCGGCTTGGCCCCGACGCGGGCGATGCAGCCGATGGTTGCGAAGAAGGTGAATGGCGTCGTGATGACCTCGTCGCCCGGGCCGATCTGAAGGCTCATCAGGCAGCTCAGCAGCGCGTCCGTCCCGCTGGAAACGCCCACGGCGTACTTGCAGTCGCTCGCCTGGGCGATCTGCTTCTCCAGTTCCTCCACCTTCGGGCCACCGATGCACCGCTGGGATTCGAGCACCTCGGCCACGGCCGCCAGCACCTCGTCCTTGATGGTTGCATACTGTGCCTTCAAATCCAACAACGGTACCTGCATACGACCTTCCCTGCAAAATGGCTTCGGTTCATCCGGCTCCTGGTCTACGCCTGCGCCGATCGCCGCGTGGCCGGGACTTGCCCATTATGGCCGATAGGGACGCTACCGGCAATCTTCAATGGATGGTTCTCGCCGAATGCTCTGCGTTTGCGTGGCTCACGACCTGCGTGAGGACGTGTTCGAGACGGGCGGCCAGAAGATTGCGGTCGAATTCGCGTTCGGCCAGGGCCCGGGCGTTACGGCCCATCTGCTCGCAGAGCGCACGGTTCTGCGACAGATCGACCAGGGCATCGGCCAGCGTCGCCGGCCGGTCGGACGCCACGACCTTGCCGCACGCGTTCCGCTCGATCAGATCACCCAGCCAGCCGCCGATGTTGATCAGCACGGGTCTGCCAGCCGCCAGCGAATCGAACAGCTTGTTCGGCGACCACGTCGGGTCTTTGCCGGGCCGGGCGATCGTCAGGCACACGTCGCAGCCGGCCACGATCGCCGGGACCTCTTCCTTGGGCACCAGATCGCCGAATACGACGTTCCGCAGGTCCAATCGCCTGGCCATGGCGGTCAGTTCATCGCGTTTGCCTCCGGCGCCCTGAAGGACCAGAACGATGTGGTCCTGCTCTCGCTCGGCCAGGATTCTCGCGGCCTCAATCACGTAATCCAGGCCGTTGGCCAGGCCCATCGCCCCGAAATAGACCGCCGCGAACCGATCGCCGAGGCCCAGTCGCTTGCGGGCCGCCGCGCCGTCCAGGTCCGGACGGAACAGATCGAGATCGCTGGCGTTGGGGATGAGCGTCACGTTGGATGGGGCCACCCCTTCGCGCACAATGCCTTCCTTCATCCCCGGCGACAGCGCCACGATGTGGTCGGCCCGCCGATAGATCCTCCTCGCCATACGCCGCAGCCACCAGATCGCCAGCGGATTGCCCAGAGCGCCGACGTCCACCAGAGCCTCGGGCCAGAGGTCCCGGACCTCGAACACGAACGGGACGCC encodes the following:
- a CDS encoding DJ-1/PfpI family protein → MMRTTHRRTTLRPHPADACRLSRRSGWCLLMILVLVISAVCWGQQQSSRNAPRERTGRNTRPRTVQFPAPVTSSAVSLERALSLAQNLEAPSDRKLALAEIGQLAWAAQGVTVARTDGAMAAPGGQVPLRVYFSLPDGTFLYDPQTHALQQTADADVRTAVASAVFSRQAGLSVPATTTGGCQIIITGAVRDFSPAYGQNARSAMLLLAGQMSQSMQLQAVSLDLTYIGASDVDSAAIRRYLRLPRASEPVYVALLGYPMSRAAAAATAPSDQRVPPRAVLVVPPSGFQDQELFETSRALAMASVQTMIASTRAARVVGSFGGFAQADLPLNQVRADDFDAVIFIGGLGTIEYYTNPLAVALAREAVAQQKVVAASSTAPVILANAGVLRGVRATALATEQNQLVAAGAIYTGAAVERDGHIITSTGPLVVPLFASAIVEALGGH
- a CDS encoding VanZ family protein, which codes for MATARRRKVIILLLALYWPVLFVLTHIPVPPVVRQANMSDKGLHFLVYAILTFLLWSVVRPYSKVNWRRATGWLVLAGVIAYGLCDEGLQYFVPGRSADARDLVANATGAIFALTVLTLFSFWPAATIITALTVSMLPVLARRNLMSLLPVLMTAFYVGGYALFTFLWLRHLHPWTRVKKAGRVELLLSVSVPSALLFLTKLSTWVAGRPFQRWDMVAATAGILTGVLVAWRIGWPSRRETAEDSLAPAEG
- a CDS encoding TIGR03790 family protein; amino-acid sequence: MTNSASSRLLLILFCCSPLWALQPDEILVLANSNHAASVRLARYYCERRGVPSGHVVPLALGTTLRDTISRDDYEKRIAQPIRRLFSTRADMAGIRCLVTTYGIPFRVGPRGPLTQHEGRLTQIRSQLEQAREAIAQLEAKDMKSSAEYGQRARQVTALQSQIDWITGKETHASVDSELSMVLFGSYELYRWQPNLLRTNAPQPFRTLMVSRLDGPDYAITAGLVDKALEAEANGLTGTAYIDSRGMFTKDTYGHYDQSLRDLALLIQLRGQLPLKEERTGDLFPPGSCPDTALYCGWYSVSKYVDAFEFVPGAVGFHIASFEAASLRDPNSTQWCPAMLTRGITATLGPVAEPYLHSFPEPKAFFSELFAGSCLVEAFYRTKPFNSWQLVLIGDPLYRPFRED
- a CDS encoding KamA family radical SAM protein, which translates into the protein MTANPAHRCNYLTRIDQLAQLSDRERKSLEPVAERFAFRCNDYYLSLIDWDDPNDPIRRAVVPHVQELDEWGRLDPSDEETYTVMPGLEHKYPSTVLLLVSNVCEGICRYCFRKRVFIRPQWEYLRDAPAAMAYIADHPEITNVLLTGGDPLTLPTSTLADIVERLRRIEHVQIIRIGSRTPAFHPHRILEDATLTDMIRQHSTADKRIYVMTHFIHPRELTDVAVTAVEVLQRAGAITANQMPLIRGVNDDPETLAALLMKLSFIGDVPYYVFQCRPAVGNKAYTVPIEAGCEIVEQAKSRVSGLAKRLRYVMSHASGKIEMLGRLSDRMYFRYHRAANDADSGRILAFVSNPEACWLDDYAEMIPEHPANLPYRSHGPE
- a CDS encoding sugar transferase, with amino-acid sequence MRSSRPSSTSWANIVKRAFDILVAGVLLVALWPLLLAVALVIRLSSRGPALFVQQRAGRDGKPFGLCKFRTMRLDVDPFGPSPKSGEDPRLTRVGRWLREYSLDELPQLANIVKGDMSLVGPRPLYVSQMAEWNERQRRRLSIRPGLTGLAQISGRGALTREEKLELDVRYVERAGLRLDAAILLATLAHVCGRKGIYEQKYSQDETVRGERTLEQTERPTHVDKRP
- a CDS encoding DegT/DnrJ/EryC1/StrS family aminotransferase, producing MQVPLLDLKAQYATIKDEVLAAVAEVLESQRCIGGPKVEELEKQIAQASDCKYAVGVSSGTDALLSCLMSLQIGPGDEVITTPFTFFATIGCIARVGAKPVFVDIDPKTYNIDPDLIEAAVTKKTKAIMPVHLFGQMAEMDPIMDVADRYNLAVIEDAAQSITSTYKDRKAGSIGTAGCFSFFPSKNLGGIGDGGMVVTNDEALYKRLVLTRNHGMEPKYYHKFVGANFRLDPIQAVALLVKLPHLDDWSQARRENAAYYDRKFKGTAVGTPYISPDCKTIYNQYCIRVPRRDEVVAHLQANHIGCEIYYPVPAHLQECFAYLGCKEGSLPVSEKAAKEIMALPIYPELTDEMQDAVVAAVLDFLG
- a CDS encoding glycosyltransferase family 4 protein; translation: MHILYIHQYFASRKGRTGTRSYEFGRFLVGKGHRVTMLTSGLANPEFPVPKGRRYTEHDVDGIRVVSVAGGYNDPHLGTTLTGWLRMLKFYEFARAASRAARELDRPDVVFATHTPLTVGLTGISASRHFGVPFVFEVRDLWPEALVDVGALGNPLAIWWLRRMARRIYRRADHIVALSPGMKEGIVREGVAPSNVTLIPNASDLDLFRPDLDGAAARKRLGLGDRFAAVYFGAMGLANGLDYVIEAARILAEREQDHIVLVLQGAGGKRDELTAMARRLDLRNVVFGDLVPKEEVPAIVAGCDVCLTIARPGKDPTWSPNKLFDSLAAGRPVLINIGGWLGDLIERNACGKVVASDRPATLADALVDLSQNRALCEQMGRNARALAEREFDRNLLAARLEHVLTQVVSHANAEHSARTIH